The following coding sequences are from one Triticum aestivum cultivar Chinese Spring chromosome 5A, IWGSC CS RefSeq v2.1, whole genome shotgun sequence window:
- the LOC123105365 gene encoding uncharacterized protein, producing MAGTSGAQISSRRAAIRPRALRDPRRPCPSSNIRSHTQSAGRKRKYSVAIDVDPVRDWANIGDGPAGLIAELALASDVADYVRFRAVCRPWRRCSPDPCAGGLDGRFLPRKCIMLDKALARPRRHRLLNVSTGECIRMDLPELAEHTLLALTPEGLLLLLLKSTLVVRLLNPLTRQLTDLPLMTALLRPGQHRSRQCGVEIGRTINVSGVGLVADASMVAVNFFDPRGLVVAKPGDESWTMVDKEYMNSVLPFAGRFYCANYRGVMVLTTSSDQQPPRLQLVADRSDSFDFYRMAHSLHLVDNGGELMLVHRALSLDGEYGRSYDAYRVDLEAGVLAPAKGFNGRAVFMGMCRSISVPAEAAYPSVAADTIYLGRDCGGQIQGYNIADGSICSLIEAVCPHSIVDCLRCCIQGLGKQLA from the coding sequence ATGGCGGGGACCTCCGGAGCCCAGATCTCCTCCCGTCGGGCGGCTATCCGACCGAGGGCCCTTCGCgatccgcgccgcccctgcccttccTCCAACATCCGATCCCACACCCAATCAGCTGGACGCAAGCGAAAATACTCGGTGGCCATCGACGTGGATCCCGTCCGTGACTGGGCGAACATCGGGGACGGGCCCGCCGGCCTGATCGCCGAGCTTGCCCTCGCCAGCGACGTGGCCGACTATGTCCGCTTCCGCGCCGTGTGCCGGCCGTGGCGGCGGTGCTCGCCGGACCCGTGCGCCGGCGGCCTGGACGGCCGCTTCCTGCCCCGCAAGTGCATCATGCTTGACAAGGCGCTTGCCAGGCCCCGCCGACATCGCTTGCTTAATGTGTCTACAGGCGAGTGCATACGGATGGACCTCCCGGAGCTCGCGGAGCACACGTTGCTCGCGCTCACCCCAGaaggcctcctcctcctgctcctcaagTCCACCCTGGTTGTCCGCCTGCTTAACCCGCTCACACGGCAGCTCACCGACCTTCCGCTGATGACCGCTCTCCTGAGACCAGGGCAGCATCGGTCCAGGCAATGTGGTGTCGAGATAGGAAGAACAATAAATGTGTCCGGCGTGGGTCTTGTTGCCGACGCCTCCATGGTGGCAGTCAATTTCTTTGATCCCAGGGGGCTTGTCGTCGCTAAGCCCGGCGATGAGAGTTGGACCATGGTCGACAAGGAATACATGAATTCGGTTTTGCCTTTTGCGGGGCGCTTCTACTGCGCCAACTACAGGGGCGTCATGGTGCTGACGACCAGCTCGGATCAGCAGCCGCCCCGGCTCCAGTTGGTCGCTGACCGGAGCGACTCATTTGATTTCTACCGGATGGCGCACAGCCTTCACCTGGTGGACAATGGCGGGGAGTTGATGCTGGTGCACCGAGCGCTAAGCCTGGACGGCGAGTATGGCAGGAGTTATGATGCTTACAGAGTGGATTTGGAAGCTGGGGTCCTGGCCCCAGCCAAGGGCTTCAACGGGCGCGCCGTGTTCATGGGCATGTGCCGCTCAATTTCTGTACCAGCTGAGGCTGCTTACCCCTCTGTCGCTGCTGATACCATCTACCTGGGACGCGATTGTGGTGGCCAGATTCAGGGGTACAATATCGCGGATGGAAGCATATGCAGTCTGATTGAGGCAGTATGTCCGCATAGTATTGTGGATTGTCTCCGCTGCTGCATCCAGGGACTCGGCAAGCAACTTGCTTGA